CTCGGCTGCCAGAACACCTCTGGCAGGGTGTTGTTCCTGCTGTGCAggctcagggctgagctgctcctctgcccccaTGTTCCACACAGACCTGTGTTAGCAAAAGGAGTTGGACGCACATGGGAGAAAAGTCTGTATTCGCTCcgtggctgggctctgcctgagCTCCAGCTGTGGAAAAGGCTCAAAAACTCCGTCCTGGGGAGCGCAGCCCCAGCAACGCTGCAGGCAAAGCTGCAAACAAAATCCCTTATGATACAAAAGGCACCAAATGTGGGCAGGGCCATGCGGTGCCATGTCCCCACAGGCACTGGGGTCCAACGCTGCTCTACCCCTCTGCCCACTGCCACCTCCCTGTCTGCTCCTCCTCTGTCACTGCCCCTGCTAGCCAGCCAAGGCCCCTCAGCAGGGACACATTTGTCCCTCTGCAGTGTCCCTCTGAACTTCCAGCTGAGAGCCCAGGGGCAGCCCAGCTTTGCTGGGAACAGGCTCAGGGCAGCTAGGTAGAGCTGAGCACAAagcatgggatgggatgggaccCTGGAGCACACCCTGCCCCCCCTTCCATCTGCCAGCCCCTTGTCCATGTGCCAGCCTCTCTTGGGGCACGTCCTGCCCATGCATGGGAAGAGGCGGATCCAGGCTGGCTGAGGGCCACCAGGGCTCTGTGCCCCTCTTCCAGTGCAGCCAGGACACAGCCATCATCTCCCAGATGGGAGAGGGTGCAGAGGCTCTGTCCACCCTCTCTGGGGGAGGCTCTGGAGGCAGAACCCAAAGTCATGCAGGCGCAGCCAAGCTGCGCCGCAGGGCGCTGGGGTAGTATTTGAGGAACAGCTTCCTGGAGATCTCCATCGTATccccagctggcacagctgggtaGCGCTTCTTGTTGTAGATGAAACCTCTTTCTACTTGGAAGACAGCCTGGTTGAACTGGTCCTGGTGGAAGGGGCGGCCTGAGTTGAGGCTCTCCACCAGCGCAGAGACGAAGAGACTCCAGCGCACAGCGTAGTAGTCCAGCACCAGCCCCCCCAGCTGCTTGTTAGCGTAGTCCAGAATGTTCCCGCTGGGCCCCCAGAGCGTCACCTGGTTCCGGGCGTTCAGCTCATACTGCTCAGCCTCCCGGTCGCTGGTGGCCGCGGCACGGGCGCTCTCCAGCCAGCGGCCGAGGAGGAAGAGGCTGTGGCTGGACAGGAGGCtgtccagctctggcagcaggtCATACACCAGCACGCCCCCAGCCGTCAGCAGCTCCGGCAGCGCGTGGCTCTGGAAGGCCTGGCGGATGCTCAGGTAGTAGTCGCTGACCAGCTGCTGCGCTGCCTGCCGCGTCACGTCCACCAGGTCGTACAGGaaggtggggctggagcccagctCGGCGCCGGCGCTCAGCAGCAGGCGCCAGGCTTCGTACACGTCGCTGGCGTTGTACCAGAGCTCCGTGTCCATGCGCAGCGAGGGCCGGCGCACCAAGGGGCTGCGGTTGTGGTTGACGCAGACCCCGGTGCAGTTATAGACGCTGCGGAGGAGCAGGCGCCAGGCGCCGGCCGCGGCGGCGTTTGGGGCGCCGTAGCGGCGCTCGGCGTAGCGGGTCACCCAGCTGGGCAGGTCGAGGGGCTCCTGACGCCAGCCCAGCTCGTTCATCAGCTCGTACACCATGTCGTTCTGCTCGATGCCCTCGGGAACCAGCCCCGTGCCCACCATGGTGGAGTTGGGGAAGCGTCGAGCTGCGAAGGGGCCGTGGTTGATGGCCTCCACAGTGCCGAAGAGGCCGTGGTTGCCCCCGAAGTTGTGCAACATGCACCAGATGAAGGGCTGCCCATAGAAGGACTCCGTCCACTGGTAGACGGGCTTGGACTCAGCAAAGAGGTCGAGAACGATCATCCTGCCAAGGGGCACTCCGTGCAGCAGGGCTCGCACCTGCGCTGGCTGCCAGAagtcaggctggtgctggaaGAGCCAGCCCTGCATCAGCCACAGCGCCTTGGGGTCAGCTGGGGACAGAAGAGCACTGAGTGAGATCCTCTCCAGACAGGGCCCACAGGTGTCTCATGACCCCTCAAGGGGTTTTGGGTGTCCAGCACCAATGGGTTCTGCCCTTGCATGGGGCCCATGGCCACCTCCCCCAGCCACTGCTATCCCATCTGGACCCCTGTGGCCAGGCCAGCACCACACACGGACCCACCTCCTGTCATCGAACTGAAAACGGCACTGCTGACTCTCGAGAGATAGGCAGGGTCAGAGGAGAGGGGGGTCATCTCGTTGAAGGTGTCTGCACTATAGACGTGGTCTGTGCCAAACTCCTTGATCAGCTCCTTCAGGAAGAGGGTCCCAATCATCTGGAACATGGGGTCCTCTGGGTCCAGCAGGTAGATGCACGAGTAGGTGCAGTCAAAGTGGCTCCAGTGCCCCAGGCGAGTGGCATTCACACGTGGGAAGACCCTGCATACGAGGACAGAGATGGGGATCAGGAGAAGCACAGGACAGCACCACTGTGCCCgtgtggggacagggcagcctCCTGAGGAAGCCGCagtgggagatgctgctggaggTGGGACCCCGGGAAGGGCCCAGCGCTGAGCCGCTGGGGCAGGGACCGCACCTACCGAAGGATCCCCTCCGGCACGTGGCCCGCGAAGGCCGGCAGCACCGTGGTCATCCCCAGCGAGCGCATCCGCTCCACGATCCGGTactgggagagagaaagagggagggagcagaaggAGAGAAGCCCTCACCTTTCCGCGAGGGCACCCCGGGCGCTGCTGCAGctcggggcagggcaggggaacCCCCGAGGCTCCCTGAGGGCAGCCTCGGACAGGAGGACGAAGGGGTGACACGGGTTTGCCCCGGGCCGCCCGTGGTACCTGCAGGTAGAGCTGCTTGAGGTGCCAGGTGGGCGGCAGCGGCCCGGCCCAGCGGCGGAGGTTGCCCATCCTGTTCCAGGCCAGGAACGCGGGGCCCGTGAAGTACTTGTCGATCTCCGACTGGTTCAGTCCCAGGTTACGGTAAACCTGCGCCGGGCGCCGGGGGTCAGTCGGTCCCACGGCTGCCGGTTCCAGAGGTGCCGCCACCGCCACCCTGCTGGCTCCGGTTCCGACGCCCTCCCGGTCCCCGCCGTCCCTCGGCCCCGGTCCTCACCCGCTGCCAGACCGCCTCCTGCCCCGCGAAAGCCGGTGCCAGGTTGATGCCGCTCAGCGCCATCCAGTCGATCTCCCGCTCCCAGCGCGCCCAGTCCCACCAGGCGAAGGAGTAGCTCTGGGCGCAGACGTTCTGGTAGTACCGGTACCTGCGGGAGCGGCGGAGGCTGCGCCCGGGCCCCCATTACATAACGGCGCCTTGTCCCGCGCTAACGAGGCGTGAGCGGCGCCCGGCCCCGCGTCCCCGTTACctgccgggggcggcggcgcggatCTCGGCCCGCAGCCGCGGCAGCGGGTCCGGCAGGCGGAGCTGCGCCCCGGACCACGACAGGTGGCAGCCGCAGAAGTCTCGCAGGTAGCGATAGAGGCCGGCGGCCGCCGCCACGCCGCTGGAGCCCGTTACGGCGACGGCCACGGCGGCGTCGGGAGGCGACCACAGCCGGTAGACGTCGGGCCCGCCGGCCGCCAGCGCCGGCTCCACCGACAGCGACACGGCGGCGGCCCGCGGGCCGAGCAGGCGCCGCGCCAGCGCCCGCACCGCCTCCTCCTGCCGCGCGTCCCCCGCTCGCGTCGGCGTCgccgccagcagcagcagcaacggCAGCGCCAGCCCCAGTCCCGCTTCAGGTCCCGGTTCCGGCCCCCGCCGCACCGCCATCGCCGCTGCCTGCCCCTGCGCCGGGCCCCGCCTCTCCCGGTACCGTCCCCGCCTCTCTCGGCCCCGCGGCGCTGGGCGGtcccggcggcgggggcgggcccGGTCTGTTACCGGCTTCCGAACGGAGCGGGGCTGGTTCCGCCGGCGGGTCTCGACCCCTTGGAGCAGGGATGTCCCAGGGCGGCTGCGGACAGCCGGGGCGGGCTGCGGACAGGCGCTCCCTCAGCCCCGGGGCCACTGCGGCCCCTTCCCCGCCCGCTCCGGGTGCCCGAGCAGGGACCGAGTTTGCAACTCCTGCCCGGGGCAGCGGGACCCCCCGGGGTTCCGGGCTATTTCCAGTCTCGCGTTTTCCACCCGTGACGGTTCTGCGCCACCGGGGCAACCGGGCCTCGGCGACCCCGCCCTCCCATCAGCCCGGGGAGCTCCCGGCACTGACCGGGACCCGCTCCGGCCGGCTGGGGGCGCTGCGAGACCGGGCAGGGCCCTGTCCGCCGGGCCGAGCCCCGCCGGGGAACGCGGCCGCGCAGGGCTCGGGCTGCCCGGGTCTCTCTCAGCTGCAGGGGGAATTCGTAGACACTTCCAGGACAGAACCCGGCTGCGGGGCGCTCCGGAGGAGGGACGGGGGAACTCGGGGCTCCCCGAGCACCCCCAGTGTAGCCCCACGGCGGGCCGAG
This sequence is a window from Hirundo rustica isolate bHirRus1 chromosome 27, bHirRus1.pri.v3, whole genome shotgun sequence. Protein-coding genes within it:
- the NAGLU gene encoding alpha-N-acetylglucosaminidase, encoding MAVRRGPEPGPEAGLGLALPLLLLLAATPTRAGDARQEEAVRALARRLLGPRAAAVSLSVEPALAAGGPDVYRLWSPPDAAVAVAVTGSSGVAAAAGLYRYLRDFCGCHLSWSGAQLRLPDPLPRLRAEIRAAAPGRYRYYQNVCAQSYSFAWWDWARWEREIDWMALSGINLAPAFAGQEAVWQRVYRNLGLNQSEIDKYFTGPAFLAWNRMGNLRRWAGPLPPTWHLKQLYLQYRIVERMRSLGMTTVLPAFAGHVPEGILRVFPRVNATRLGHWSHFDCTYSCIYLLDPEDPMFQMIGTLFLKELIKEFGTDHVYSADTFNEMTPLSSDPAYLSRVSSAVFSSMTGADPKALWLMQGWLFQHQPDFWQPAQVRALLHGVPLGRMIVLDLFAESKPVYQWTESFYGQPFIWCMLHNFGGNHGLFGTVEAINHGPFAARRFPNSTMVGTGLVPEGIEQNDMVYELMNELGWRQEPLDLPSWVTRYAERRYGAPNAAAAGAWRLLLRSVYNCTGVCVNHNRSPLVRRPSLRMDTELWYNASDVYEAWRLLLSAGAELGSSPTFLYDLVDVTRQAAQQLVSDYYLSIRQAFQSHALPELLTAGGVLVYDLLPELDSLLSSHSLFLLGRWLESARAAATSDREAEQYELNARNQVTLWGPSGNILDYANKQLGGLVLDYYAVRWSLFVSALVESLNSGRPFHQDQFNQAVFQVERGFIYNKKRYPAVPAGDTMEISRKLFLKYYPSALRRSLAAPA